CCGAAGGCCGCACCGTCGTCACCGTACTGCACGATCTCGATCTGGCGCGCACCTACTTCCCGCAGTCGATCCTTCTTGCGCGCGAATGCGTCGGCTGGGGCGAGACGAAGAAAGTTCTGACGCCCGATAATTTCCATCGCGCCAAGCGCCTCAGCCAGGCGCCCGATCCGAACGCGCAACTCTGCGCGCGCGAGGTAGCGTGATGTATGAATTTCTGATCGCGCCTTTCGCCGATTTCGATTTCATGAAGCGCGCGCTGATCGGCAGTTTCGCGCTGGCGCTCGGCGCGGGGCCTGTCGGCGTCTTTCTCATGCTGCGCCGTCTCAGCCTCACCGGCGATGCTATGGCGCATGCCATTCTTCCGGGCGCCGGCGTCGGCTATCTCGTCGCCGGGCTTTCGCTTCCGGCGATGACGATCGGCGGGCTTGTCGCGGGCGTCACCGTCGCGGTGCTGTCGGGTCTCGTCGCGCGTTTCACCGCGCTGAAGGAAGATGCCTCGCTCGCCGCGTTTTATCTTCTGTCGCTGGCGCTCGGCGTCATGCTGGTCTCGCTGCGCGGCTCGAATGTCGATCTTCTGCATGTTCTGTTCGGCACGGTGCTGGCGCTCGACAATGCGACGCTCATTCTGATTTCCGGCATCACCAGCCTCACGCTCGTTTCGCTCGCGCTGTTCTTCCGGCCGCTTGTGCTTGAATGCATGGACCCGGGCTATCTGCGTTCGGTCTCATCGGCCGGTGCGCCGGTGCATTTTCTGTTTCTGGCACTCGTCGTGATGAATCTCGTCGGCGGCTTTCATGCGCTCGGCACGCTGCTCGCCGTCGGTCTCATGATGCTGCCCGCCGCCGGCGCGCGTCTGTGGACGCAGGATCTGACGCGGCTTCTGATCGTCTCCGTCATCGCCGGCATGGCGTCGGGCTATCTCGGCCTTCTCGCCTCCTATCATTTCGAAGTGCCGGCAGGTCCGTCGATCATTCTTGCCGCCGGCCTTTTCTATCTCGCCTCGCTTGCCTTCGGCCGCGAAGGCGGTTTCATCCGCCGGCTCGTGCCGGCCCGTCATCTCGAAGCTTAAGGAGAAGCCGCAAATGGTGTCTCGCCGTCTGTTTCTGTCCTCGCTCGCCGCGCTGGGTGTCGTCTTCTCGTCCGGTGCGAATGCACAGGAGAAAGTGCCTGTCGTCGCGAGCTTTTCGATCCTCGGCGATTTCGTTCAGAACATCGGCGGCGAACGCGTTGCCGTGACAACGCTTGTCGGCGCCGACGGCGATGCGCATGTCTATGCGCCCAAACCCTCCGATGCGAAGGCTGTGGCGGAAGCCAAACTCGTCTTCATCAACGGCATCGGCTTTGAAGGCTGGATGGAGCGTCTCGTCGAGAGCTCCGGCTCGAAGGCCGAGATCGTTACCGCCTCGAACGGCATCGCCACCATCGCCTTCGGCGGCGAAGCAGAACACGACGATCATGGGGGCGGGCACACCCATGAGCACGGCGAGAAGGAAGCTCATGACGATCACGATCACGGCGAACTCGATCCGCATGCCTGGCAGTCGGTCGCGAACGCCATGGCCTATGTTGGAAATATCCGCGATGCGCTGATCAAGGCCGATCCGGCGGGCAAGGCCGATTACGAGGCCAATGCCGCGTCCTATCTCGCAAAGCTCGATGCGCTCGATGCGGAAGTCCGCACGACGATTGCCGCTCTCCCGGCCGACGGGCGCACCATCATCACTTCGCACGATGCCTTCGGCTATTTCGCCAAGGCTTACGGGATCGAGGTCGTCGCGCCGCAGGGCGTCTCGACCGAGGCCGAGCCCACGGCCAAACAGGTCGCGTCGCTCATCCGCCAGATCAGGGCGGAAAAAGTCCGGGCGATCTTTGTCGAAAACATCACCGACCCCCGGATGATCAAGCGCATCGCCGAGGAAAGCGGCGCGAAGATCGGCGGGGCGCTCTACTCCGACGCGCTGTCGCAAAAGGACGGGCCTGCCGGGACTTACATTGATATGGTCCGGCACAATATAAGGACCCTGAGCGCGGGCCTGTCGAGCTAGGCCCGAATCTCCGCGAAGGCGCCTAAAGGTTTCAAATGTCTGACAAAATTCCTGTTACCGTGCTCACCGGCTATCTCGGCGCGGGCAAGACCACGCTTCTCAACCGCATCCTCTCGGAGCAGCACGGCAAGCGCTACGCCGTCATCGTCAACGAATTCGGCGAGATCGGCATCGACAACGAACTCGTCGTCGGCGCGGACGAAGAAGTGTTCGAGATGAACAATGGCTGCATCTGCTGC
Above is a window of Terrihabitans soli DNA encoding:
- a CDS encoding metal ABC transporter substrate-binding protein, whose protein sequence is MVSRRLFLSSLAALGVVFSSGANAQEKVPVVASFSILGDFVQNIGGERVAVTTLVGADGDAHVYAPKPSDAKAVAEAKLVFINGIGFEGWMERLVESSGSKAEIVTASNGIATIAFGGEAEHDDHGGGHTHEHGEKEAHDDHDHGELDPHAWQSVANAMAYVGNIRDALIKADPAGKADYEANAASYLAKLDALDAEVRTTIAALPADGRTIITSHDAFGYFAKAYGIEVVAPQGVSTEAEPTAKQVASLIRQIRAEKVRAIFVENITDPRMIKRIAEESGAKIGGALYSDALSQKDGPAGTYIDMVRHNIRTLSAGLSS
- a CDS encoding metal ABC transporter permease encodes the protein MYEFLIAPFADFDFMKRALIGSFALALGAGPVGVFLMLRRLSLTGDAMAHAILPGAGVGYLVAGLSLPAMTIGGLVAGVTVAVLSGLVARFTALKEDASLAAFYLLSLALGVMLVSLRGSNVDLLHVLFGTVLALDNATLILISGITSLTLVSLALFFRPLVLECMDPGYLRSVSSAGAPVHFLFLALVVMNLVGGFHALGTLLAVGLMMLPAAGARLWTQDLTRLLIVSVIAGMASGYLGLLASYHFEVPAGPSIILAAGLFYLASLAFGREGGFIRRLVPARHLEA